From Staphylothermus hellenicus DSM 12710, a single genomic window includes:
- a CDS encoding IS607 family transposase, with translation MVYRTGKVARLLGVSKVTVIRWIRNGRIKAVRLGKEYRIPEDEVRRLLKGKTTNTAIIYARVSSSDQKEYLEKQIEYLKKYCSARGYNVVDVLTDIASGLNEERRGLRKLIDYVVNGKIDVVVVSYRDRLTRFGFKYLEEFFKSHGVRIEAVFGEEPRNIQQELVEDLIAIVTSFAGKLYGVRSRKKRRVVESVKQAIRDC, from the coding sequence ATGGTGTATCGGACAGGGAAGGTAGCGAGGCTTCTTGGCGTTAGTAAGGTTACGGTGATTAGGTGGATTAGGAATGGTAGGATAAAAGCTGTAAGGCTTGGTAAGGAGTATAGGATTCCAGAGGATGAGGTAAGGAGGTTACTCAAAGGTAAGACGACTAATACCGCTATCATCTATGCTCGTGTAAGTTCTTCGGACCAGAAAGAATACTTAGAGAAACAAATAGAGTATTTGAAAAAGTACTGCTCTGCTAGAGGCTATAATGTTGTTGATGTTTTAACAGATATAGCTTCTGGGCTGAATGAGGAGAGGAGGGGTCTTAGAAAACTCATAGACTATGTTGTAAATGGTAAAATAGATGTTGTAGTGGTAAGCTATAGGGATAGGCTGACAAGATTTGGCTTCAAATACCTTGAAGAATTCTTCAAATCACATGGTGTCAGAATTGAAGCTGTCTTTGGAGAAGAACCAAGAAACATTCAGCAAGAGCTTGTTGAAGACCTTATAGCAATTGTAACAAGCTTTGCTGGAAAGTTATACGGTGTGAGGAGCCGTAAGAAGAGGAGGGTTGTGGAGAGTGTTAAACAGGCGATCCGAGACTGTTAA
- a CDS encoding coiled-coil protein, whose product MDTSINGSVEDLQKKLDMISNEISLVRSQIKELKKERIILISELKDLRSQRRKLINKLKELRAALREYNNKKKKLIDEIRKYRSEKREKIQQFRELLNLLREKREQLQILGKEVRLPISVIKKEIERLEWIQQTRILNVEEENQIIKKIQRLEELLDKALQIKKEKNKYLEIRATITSLKLQINELKDKISNISENINNLKEKIRSLRQQIEELNKQVEDINEEITQKQERVNNLSKQINDLIEKLNNLREEHQKTLKEIERRKISAILMEKRKKVMEKLKKGEKRLTLEELKLLYSDTDEFFEE is encoded by the coding sequence ATGGATACTAGCATAAACGGGTCAGTCGAGGATCTGCAGAAAAAACTAGATATGATCAGTAATGAAATAAGCCTAGTCAGAAGCCAGATAAAAGAGTTGAAGAAAGAAAGAATAATACTAATCTCCGAACTAAAAGATCTAAGAAGCCAAAGAAGAAAACTAATCAATAAACTAAAAGAGCTTAGAGCCGCTCTCAGAGAATACAATAATAAAAAGAAAAAGCTTATCGACGAAATACGTAAGTACAGATCTGAGAAGCGAGAGAAGATCCAACAATTTAGAGAATTACTAAATCTTCTAAGAGAAAAAAGAGAACAACTACAAATCCTCGGCAAAGAAGTAAGACTGCCAATATCCGTTATTAAAAAGGAAATAGAACGACTCGAGTGGATCCAGCAAACTAGGATTCTAAACGTAGAAGAAGAAAATCAAATAATTAAAAAGATTCAAAGACTCGAAGAATTATTGGATAAAGCTCTGCAAATTAAGAAAGAGAAAAACAAATATTTAGAAATCCGAGCAACGATTACTAGTTTAAAACTTCAAATAAACGAGCTCAAAGACAAAATCAGTAATATTAGTGAAAATATAAATAACTTGAAAGAGAAAATAAGATCTCTAAGACAACAAATTGAAGAGCTAAATAAACAAGTAGAAGACATCAATGAGGAGATCACACAAAAACAGGAAAGAGTGAATAATCTATCTAAGCAAATAAATGATCTAATAGAAAAGCTAAACAATCTGAGAGAAGAGCATCAAAAAACATTGAAAGAAATCGAGCGTAGAAAGATTAGTGCAATATTAATGGAAAAACGCAAAAAGGTTATGGAGAAACTTAAGAAGGGAGAGAAAAGATTAACGTTAGAAGAGCTTAAATTACTATATAGTGATACAGACGAGTTCTTCGAAGAATAA
- a CDS encoding RNA-guided endonuclease InsQ/TnpB family protein: MLNRRSETVKMTGKFKIKENVEIDRLFKIYREIVNYLINYAYENNITSFYKLKSKTYRNLREKYPNLPSHYIYTACQIATSIYRSYRKKKRRGEARNKPVFKKDSIMLDDHLFKLDIEKGVLKLSTPKGRITLKVYVSNYHMKFKDWRTGQAWLVKKDNGIFLNVVFSREVEIGEPKDFIGVDLNENNVTIALPNGFARFETREREIRTAYYVKRRKIQKKIRAGKKRKKLLEKYGKRERNRLNDLYHKLANKIVELADGYGIALENLKNIRKSIRYSKEINGRLHRWSFRRLQSIIEYKAKLKGIKVVYVDPSYTSSLCPICRGKLSPNGHRVLKCMRCGFEADRDIIGSLNIRLKALKMWGVSVPPESPSMKPERGRLAVIINTYNKSYG; this comes from the coding sequence GTGTTAAACAGGCGATCCGAGACTGTTAAGATGACCGGTAAATTCAAGATTAAGGAGAATGTGGAGATTGATAGATTGTTTAAAATCTACCGTGAGATAGTGAATTACTTGATCAACTATGCTTATGAGAATAATATAACTAGCTTCTACAAGCTTAAAAGTAAAACTTATAGGAATCTAAGGGAGAAATACCCTAATCTACCCTCCCACTACATCTATACAGCTTGTCAGATAGCTACATCAATTTATAGGAGCTATAGAAAGAAAAAGAGGAGAGGGGAAGCAAGAAACAAACCAGTTTTCAAGAAAGATTCTATAATGCTTGATGATCACCTATTCAAACTCGACATTGAGAAAGGAGTTTTAAAGCTCTCAACCCCGAAGGGTAGAATCACTCTTAAGGTTTATGTATCAAATTACCACATGAAATTTAAAGATTGGAGAACAGGGCAGGCTTGGCTTGTGAAAAAAGATAATGGGATATTCCTCAATGTTGTTTTCTCGAGGGAGGTTGAAATAGGGGAGCCAAAAGATTTTATTGGTGTCGACTTGAACGAGAACAATGTCACTATTGCTTTGCCTAATGGTTTTGCGAGGTTTGAGACCCGTGAAAGAGAGATCAGGACGGCTTACTATGTGAAGAGGAGGAAGATCCAAAAGAAGATACGAGCTGGGAAGAAGAGAAAGAAGCTCTTAGAAAAGTATGGGAAGAGGGAAAGAAACAGGCTTAATGACCTCTACCACAAACTAGCTAATAAGATAGTGGAGCTTGCTGATGGATACGGTATTGCTCTGGAAAACCTGAAAAACATTAGAAAGTCAATCAGGTATTCAAAAGAGATTAATGGTAGGTTGCATCGCTGGAGCTTTAGGAGACTTCAATCAATTATTGAATACAAGGCTAAGCTTAAAGGGATTAAGGTTGTTTATGTTGATCCCTCCTACACCTCATCCCTGTGCCCGATATGTAGGGGAAAATTAAGCCCGAATGGGCACAGGGTTTTGAAATGTATGAGATGCGGGTTTGAAGCAGATAGAGACATAATCGGAAGCTTGAACATCCGATTAAAAGCCCTGAAGATGTGGGGAGTCTCCGTTCCCCCCGAAAGCCCCTCAATGAAACCAGAGAGGGGAAGGCTAGCCGTAATAATAAATACATATAACAAAAGTTACGGCTAG
- a CDS encoding acetate--CoA ligase family protein, which produces MLDKFFNPKSVAIVGATIKEGKVGRVIVENFKKRFKGKIYPVNPKYKEVLGLKCYPSVKDIPEPIDLVVIVVPAPVVPQVLRDAGEKGVKAAIIISGGFRETGTEEGKQLEDEIKRISMEYGIRIIGPNCLGIYDNWSGVDTFFLPDEKMMRPKKGYISFISQSGAFASALLDWMAYRNIGVSRAISYGNKIDVDDIDLIEYLREDEKTKLIIMYLEGLKPGRGRLFIDKARKVVEKKPIVIYKAGKTARGSMAAASHTAALAGNYQLYRAAIKQAGLIEASSFDEIMDLSKTLLTQPLMKGRRVYVVTDAGGVGVMLTDALASEGFELPRTPENLRSELKKVLPPHCIVENPIDLTGDADDERYITVLEKLLPRDDVDAVIVVALPQIPGIKGKLFEYLVEAKKKYNKPILIIIIGSKEAEKFKAYLEDKGIPVFESPERAARALKALYTYSIIRGVAQK; this is translated from the coding sequence TTGCTGGATAAGTTCTTCAACCCGAAAAGCGTAGCTATCGTGGGTGCAACAATTAAGGAAGGCAAAGTTGGCCGTGTAATAGTTGAAAACTTCAAGAAAAGATTCAAAGGCAAAATATACCCGGTGAATCCAAAATATAAAGAAGTACTAGGTCTAAAATGTTATCCTTCTGTGAAAGATATACCTGAACCCATAGATTTGGTTGTAATAGTTGTTCCAGCCCCAGTTGTTCCACAAGTTCTCAGAGATGCTGGCGAAAAAGGTGTTAAAGCAGCAATTATTATAAGCGGTGGTTTTCGAGAAACAGGGACTGAAGAAGGTAAACAATTAGAAGATGAGATAAAAAGAATATCTATGGAATACGGTATCCGGATAATAGGGCCGAACTGTCTAGGAATATATGATAATTGGAGCGGAGTAGATACGTTCTTTTTACCGGACGAGAAAATGATGAGGCCTAAAAAAGGATATATAAGCTTTATTAGCCAGAGCGGAGCATTTGCATCAGCACTGCTTGACTGGATGGCTTATAGGAATATAGGTGTTTCTCGAGCAATAAGTTATGGAAACAAGATCGATGTAGACGATATAGATCTAATAGAGTATCTCAGAGAAGATGAGAAAACAAAGCTCATAATAATGTATCTAGAAGGATTAAAACCTGGACGTGGAAGACTCTTCATCGATAAAGCGAGAAAAGTTGTAGAGAAGAAGCCAATAGTAATATATAAGGCTGGAAAAACAGCTAGAGGAAGCATGGCGGCTGCAAGCCATACAGCAGCATTAGCAGGAAACTATCAATTATATAGAGCAGCTATAAAACAAGCAGGCCTGATAGAAGCTTCAAGTTTTGATGAAATAATGGATTTATCTAAAACACTGTTGACACAGCCTTTAATGAAGGGGAGAAGAGTATATGTCGTAACAGATGCTGGTGGTGTAGGCGTAATGTTAACGGATGCATTAGCAAGTGAAGGCTTTGAGCTTCCAAGAACACCGGAGAATTTAAGAAGTGAGTTGAAAAAAGTTCTGCCGCCTCACTGCATTGTTGAGAACCCAATAGATTTAACTGGTGATGCTGATGATGAACGCTACATTACTGTTCTCGAAAAGCTTCTGCCTAGAGACGATGTTGATGCAGTTATAGTGGTTGCTCTTCCCCAAATACCTGGAATAAAAGGTAAACTATTCGAATACCTCGTTGAGGCAAAGAAAAAATACAATAAACCAATATTGATCATAATTATTGGAAGCAAAGAAGCAGAGAAGTTTAAAGCTTATCTTGAAGATAAGGGAATACCAGTATTTGAATCCCCCGAGCGAGCTGCTCGAGCATTGAAGGCTTTATACACATACTCCATAATTAGAGGGGTTGCCCAAAAATAA
- a CDS encoding helix-turn-helix transcriptional regulator, which yields MPRRLSELDKKIYKYALKFGKKGIPQNVLWKKLGITSRDASRSLKKLEELGFVERIPIVYNGRRTFRIIAIPKPIEEFVEKKEKIIEKPLLDIRKFLDIPCLSCPYIDKCYEGGYYDPVICDWLTEWLEKEIAKRRARKR from the coding sequence ATGCCGCGAAGACTGAGCGAGCTAGATAAGAAGATATATAAATACGCATTAAAGTTTGGTAAAAAAGGTATACCACAAAATGTTTTATGGAAAAAACTAGGCATAACCAGTAGAGACGCTTCTCGTTCATTAAAGAAGCTTGAAGAACTAGGATTCGTGGAGAGAATACCAATAGTTTATAATGGTAGGAGGACTTTCCGAATTATAGCTATACCTAAACCTATTGAGGAATTTGTAGAGAAGAAGGAGAAGATTATTGAGAAACCGCTTCTTGATATTAGAAAATTTCTAGATATACCTTGTCTTTCATGTCCTTATATAGATAAATGTTATGAAGGAGGATATTATGATCCAGTGATATGTGACTGGTTAACTGAGTGGTTAGAGAAGGAGATAGCTAAGCGTAGAGCTAGGAAGAGATAA
- a CDS encoding signal recognition particle protein Srp19 — MSRDYKGRKIVIYPQYIDSTIPRSRGRRIPRNLAVSKPKIEEIIKAANELGLNPQYEESAYPKYWWMKGRVIVDKVGSKLNTLKIIAKKIKDLRK; from the coding sequence TTGAGTCGAGATTATAAGGGAAGAAAAATAGTGATATATCCCCAATACATAGATTCCACCATTCCTCGTAGTCGTGGGCGTAGAATCCCTAGAAATTTAGCTGTTTCTAAACCTAAAATAGAGGAGATAATTAAAGCAGCAAATGAGCTCGGCTTAAACCCTCAATACGAGGAATCAGCGTATCCGAAATATTGGTGGATGAAGGGACGTGTGATTGTAGATAAGGTTGGCTCTAAACTAAATACTTTAAAAATTATAGCGAAAAAGATCAAAGATCTAAGAAAGTAA
- a CDS encoding ATP/GTP-binding protein yields the protein MPYYIVVLGTAGSGKTTLASALQDYLINNGMDATIVNLDPAVEILPYKPDIDAREYVSAREVMRTHGLGPNGALIAAVDMLALRIEELKEEVWSLKSNYIILDTPGQMEVFAFRETGPIIIDALIGEHKAVSLFLIDVVYASRPSNYFSALLLSASTHVRIGLPQINVLTKIDMVPENIIQEILSYHEDPSTLAAKVVSDKKASIMWSESEILEVAENLISSEIIPVSSTKLLGYDNLYAAIQRVVAGGEDFYTEEPSEKL from the coding sequence TTGCCATACTATATCGTTGTACTTGGAACAGCTGGTAGCGGAAAAACTACTCTGGCTTCAGCGCTTCAAGACTATCTCATTAATAACGGTATGGATGCAACTATAGTAAATCTTGACCCTGCAGTTGAGATTCTACCCTATAAGCCCGATATTGACGCCAGAGAATATGTGAGTGCAAGAGAAGTAATGAGAACACATGGCCTAGGCCCAAATGGTGCATTAATAGCAGCTGTAGACATGTTAGCTCTCCGAATAGAGGAGTTAAAAGAGGAGGTATGGTCTCTTAAATCAAACTATATAATACTTGATACACCAGGTCAAATGGAGGTTTTTGCTTTTCGAGAAACAGGCCCAATAATAATTGATGCTTTAATCGGTGAACATAAAGCTGTATCATTGTTCCTCATAGATGTGGTTTATGCTTCAAGGCCGAGTAACTATTTCTCCGCACTGCTCTTATCTGCTAGTACTCATGTTAGAATAGGTTTGCCACAAATCAATGTATTGACTAAAATAGATATGGTTCCAGAAAACATTATTCAAGAGATCCTCTCATATCATGAGGACCCATCTACTCTGGCAGCAAAGGTGGTGAGTGATAAAAAAGCCTCAATAATGTGGAGCGAGTCAGAAATCTTAGAGGTAGCGGAAAACCTTATATCCTCTGAAATAATACCTGTATCGTCAACTAAGCTTTTAGGATATGATAACCTCTACGCAGCCATACAAAGAGTCGTTGCCGGAGGAGAAGATTTCTATACCGAAGAGCCTTCAGAGAAACTGTAA
- a CDS encoding acetate--CoA ligase family protein, which yields MNPREIIQKAYEEKRRKLLEHEAFEIIKAYNISAPETAIARSLDEAVEYAEKIGYPLVLKIVSPDISHKSDVGGVILNIKSKEELIEAYNKIYENVSKNAPGARIVGVLIQKMAPKGLEVIIGGLRDNIFGPVVMFGLGGIFVEVLRDVSFRIAPLTEEDAFEMMNEIKAAKLLEGYRGQPPVDKKSLAKIILSVSKLLEENPEIESIDLNPVMAYPDNAVVVDARIILKT from the coding sequence ATGAATCCCAGGGAAATAATACAAAAAGCATATGAGGAAAAAAGAAGAAAACTGCTAGAGCACGAAGCATTCGAAATAATAAAGGCATATAATATCTCTGCACCTGAAACAGCGATCGCGAGATCTCTGGATGAAGCAGTTGAATATGCTGAAAAAATAGGATATCCTCTTGTATTAAAAATAGTCTCACCAGATATTAGCCATAAAAGCGATGTTGGAGGAGTAATCCTCAATATTAAATCTAAAGAAGAACTTATTGAAGCATATAATAAGATATATGAGAACGTATCTAAAAACGCTCCAGGAGCTAGAATTGTTGGAGTATTAATCCAGAAAATGGCTCCTAAAGGATTAGAAGTAATTATTGGTGGGCTAAGAGACAATATATTCGGGCCTGTAGTAATGTTTGGTCTTGGAGGAATATTTGTTGAAGTATTAAGAGATGTATCGTTTAGAATAGCACCATTAACTGAAGAAGACGCCTTTGAGATGATGAATGAAATAAAGGCTGCAAAACTGCTGGAAGGCTATCGTGGACAACCACCGGTTGATAAAAAATCACTAGCTAAAATAATATTGTCTGTATCAAAACTATTAGAGGAAAATCCAGAGATTGAATCTATCGATTTAAACCCTGTAATGGCGTATCCTGATAATGCAGTCGTGGTTGATGCTAGAATAATACTTAAAACTTAG
- a CDS encoding 30S ribosomal protein S8e produces MAWYQGNDLRKPTGGKKARHRKKRKHELGRPPTMTRFSVKEVRKIIRVRGGNLKIRLKRVTYVNVAVPNERKVAKTRILEVVETPSNPQYARGNYITRGTIVKTELGLVKITSRPGQDGVLNGILIEKQ; encoded by the coding sequence ATGGCTTGGTATCAAGGTAATGATCTAAGAAAACCCACTGGTGGAAAGAAAGCAAGGCATAGAAAGAAAAGAAAACATGAACTTGGAAGACCACCTACTATGACAAGGTTTTCAGTTAAGGAAGTACGAAAAATAATAAGGGTTCGCGGAGGCAATCTTAAGATTAGATTAAAGAGAGTTACATACGTAAATGTTGCAGTTCCAAATGAAAGAAAAGTAGCAAAAACAAGAATATTAGAAGTCGTAGAAACACCGTCTAATCCACAATATGCTAGAGGAAACTATATTACCAGAGGAACAATTGTAAAGACAGAGCTGGGACTGGTAAAGATAACATCTAGGCCAGGACAAGACGGAGTATTAAACGGTATATTAATAGAGAAACAATGA
- a CDS encoding transcription initiation factor IIB, with amino-acid sequence MKYEHTQLVCPYCGSRSVIFDYETNEYVCTRCGAVIEDHLIDHGFEHRYVDNFENTRTSGSYTFRVHDSGIGSTEFNTRHTGKWLNMSRLQKKIRVEKRNRIVEKALRHLNNYVRILNPPKYVSETAGMILQKAVNGKNYKNKTLKLLAIASLYIAYKVHGIPKSAKMFSKELGITLKDLWHAEKKIHDNVKDINKMIKKDEPENYVPYIVNKLSLSERVQYLANYLIQLSKKAGLNNGKSSVGLATAAVYIASILLNEKRTQIEVAKTVNVTDVTIRNRYSDIVRSFDITISM; translated from the coding sequence TTGAAGTATGAACATACTCAACTGGTTTGTCCATATTGTGGAAGTCGCTCGGTTATTTTTGATTATGAAACAAACGAATATGTTTGTACACGATGCGGTGCTGTTATAGAAGATCATCTAATAGATCATGGATTCGAGCATAGATATGTTGATAATTTTGAAAATACTAGAACAAGTGGTTCATATACTTTTAGAGTCCATGACTCTGGAATAGGTAGTACAGAATTTAATACTAGACACACAGGCAAATGGTTGAATATGAGCAGGCTCCAGAAGAAAATCAGGGTAGAAAAAAGGAATAGGATTGTTGAAAAAGCTCTCCGCCACCTAAATAATTATGTTAGAATACTTAATCCACCTAAATATGTATCAGAAACAGCAGGAATGATCCTGCAGAAAGCTGTTAATGGTAAGAACTATAAGAATAAGACATTGAAACTATTAGCAATAGCTTCTCTTTACATAGCTTATAAAGTTCATGGAATACCTAAATCAGCTAAAATGTTTTCTAAAGAGCTAGGGATCACCTTAAAGGATCTATGGCATGCTGAGAAAAAGATACATGATAATGTTAAAGACATTAATAAGATGATTAAAAAAGATGAGCCGGAGAACTATGTCCCCTATATAGTTAATAAATTATCATTATCGGAGCGAGTCCAGTATCTTGCTAATTACCTTATACAATTATCTAAGAAAGCTGGATTAAACAATGGTAAAAGCTCGGTCGGGCTAGCGACTGCCGCAGTATACATTGCCTCAATACTTCTTAATGAGAAAAGAACACAGATAGAAGTAGCTAAAACAGTAAATGTAACAGATGTTACTATTAGGAATAGATATAGTGATATAGTTAGATCATTTGATATAACTATTAGTATGTAA
- a CDS encoding DUF84 family protein: MLSGQVAVVVDGKHYSLGTSGFFPLPENISEQILKRVELKNIMRRTTNIEAISETIGAIGYFSNGFITRADLSFEAVLYAILPWINKDFNYGLKPIKYLWEILNKANINP; encoded by the coding sequence ATGTTATCGGGTCAGGTAGCTGTTGTAGTTGATGGTAAACATTATAGTCTTGGAACTAGTGGATTCTTCCCCCTACCCGAGAACATCTCGGAACAAATTCTAAAACGCGTGGAATTAAAGAACATTATGCGAAGAACTACAAATATTGAGGCAATAAGCGAAACAATAGGCGCAATAGGATATTTCTCAAACGGATTCATAACCAGAGCAGATTTATCGTTTGAAGCAGTATTGTATGCAATACTACCCTGGATCAATAAGGACTTTAATTATGGGTTAAAACCCATTAAGTATTTATGGGAAATATTAAATAAAGCAAATATTAATCCATAA
- a CDS encoding H/ACA ribonucleoprotein complex subunit GAR1 produces the protein MKKLGEIIVKTKDNMLIVKSYVKDPRRLVGAIVYDSSLRRIGRIVDVIGRVDQPHVVVKPENKEILDFVDLGIAYYYIKQKKRSFKRTKRKEKKKRGGKPGGRGRGRRTHRGV, from the coding sequence ATGAAAAAGCTTGGAGAAATCATTGTTAAGACAAAGGATAATATGTTGATTGTAAAAAGCTATGTGAAAGACCCACGTAGACTAGTTGGTGCTATTGTTTATGATAGTTCCCTTAGGAGAATAGGACGTATTGTTGATGTTATTGGAAGAGTTGATCAGCCGCATGTTGTAGTAAAACCCGAAAATAAGGAAATACTTGATTTTGTAGATTTAGGTATTGCTTATTATTATATTAAACAAAAGAAAAGATCTTTCAAACGAACAAAGAGGAAGGAAAAGAAAAAACGCGGCGGAAAACCTGGTGGAAGGGGGAGGGGTAGAAGAACACATAGGGGGGTTTAA
- the amrS gene encoding AmmeMemoRadiSam system radical SAM enzyme, with protein sequence MAGRRYRFDPRRPGVREAMFWKPLGDGRVVCNLCHKRCIIAPGAFGACGVRYNHNGKLYTLVYGLLTAANPDPIEKKPLMHFNPGACVFSISTAGCNFYCKFCQNWVLSQSRYDKIFGEPYDPEEVVKLAIENGCQGISYTYNEPTIFYEFMYDTAKLAKKEGLFNTMVTNGYMTPEAIKELGPYMDAATVDFKGGGNKEFYRKFMGVLDPEPIFDSILAMKKEGWWIEITNLVVPKYGDKEEDIRKLARWIVENLGDETPFHLLRFHPDYKLQNLPPTPLETLEKLAKIAMEEGLKHVYIGNVGNHPLENTYCPRCGELVVKRLGFYIVDWRLTKDFRCPRCGYKLNFKGKFWGSRSQSFLI encoded by the coding sequence ATGGCTGGTAGACGCTACCGTTTTGATCCTAGAAGACCTGGTGTTAGGGAAGCAATGTTTTGGAAACCATTGGGAGATGGAAGGGTGGTTTGTAATCTGTGCCATAAGAGATGTATTATTGCGCCAGGAGCTTTCGGTGCTTGTGGTGTTAGATATAATCATAACGGAAAACTTTATACATTGGTATATGGCTTATTAACAGCTGCCAATCCCGATCCAATCGAGAAGAAGCCATTAATGCACTTTAACCCCGGAGCATGTGTATTCTCAATATCGACTGCGGGATGCAATTTTTATTGCAAGTTCTGTCAGAACTGGGTTTTAAGCCAATCAAGATATGATAAGATATTTGGAGAACCATATGATCCGGAAGAAGTAGTTAAGTTGGCAATCGAGAATGGTTGTCAAGGCATAAGTTATACGTATAATGAGCCGACAATATTCTACGAGTTCATGTATGATACTGCTAAACTAGCTAAAAAAGAAGGATTATTCAATACAATGGTGACAAATGGATACATGACGCCGGAAGCAATTAAGGAGTTAGGTCCATATATGGATGCAGCTACAGTTGATTTCAAGGGCGGAGGAAACAAGGAGTTCTATAGGAAATTCATGGGAGTACTAGATCCTGAGCCTATATTTGACTCTATACTTGCGATGAAGAAGGAAGGATGGTGGATTGAAATAACAAATCTTGTAGTCCCCAAATACGGGGATAAAGAAGAAGATATACGCAAACTCGCAAGATGGATCGTTGAAAACTTAGGGGATGAAACGCCTTTTCACCTACTGCGATTCCACCCAGACTATAAACTTCAAAACCTACCACCAACACCTCTGGAGACTCTTGAAAAACTAGCTAAGATAGCTATGGAGGAGGGGCTTAAACATGTTTATATTGGAAATGTAGGGAATCACCCATTAGAGAACACGTATTGTCCTAGATGCGGCGAACTAGTAGTTAAGCGGTTAGGATTTTATATTGTTGATTGGAGGCTTACCAAGGATTTCAGATGTCCACGTTGCGGATATAAATTAAACTTCAAAGGAAAATTCTGGGGTAGTAGGTCCCAGTCATTCCTTATATAG
- the uppS gene encoding polyprenyl diphosphate synthase, with the protein MDRIRINRGIFSVSKFLMRPIYKIYEKMLWLQIKNGPFPAHIGIIPDGNRRWAKRSGFDPKQGHEYGYQRIKDALNWIWELNIRYVTLYAMSSENCLYRPLDERRHLFNIVKKGLQELINMPEIHEKKIQIKVFGRLELVPKDIVELAHKIEEQTKHYKEYRLNIALCYGGRQEILEAVRKIVKDAQSGKINPENIDEETFSRYLYTNGCPDPDLIIRTSGEVRISNFLLWQSAYSELYFCEAYWPEFRKIDFWRAIRSYQRRERRYGR; encoded by the coding sequence ATGGATAGAATAAGAATAAACAGGGGCATATTTAGCGTTAGCAAATTTTTAATGAGACCTATTTACAAAATATATGAGAAAATGCTTTGGCTCCAAATAAAAAATGGGCCTTTCCCTGCCCACATAGGCATAATACCTGATGGAAACAGGAGATGGGCTAAAAGATCAGGTTTCGATCCTAAACAGGGACATGAATACGGATATCAGAGAATAAAAGATGCTCTAAACTGGATATGGGAATTAAACATACGATACGTAACACTTTATGCCATGTCAAGCGAGAACTGCCTCTATAGACCATTAGATGAGAGAAGACATTTGTTCAACATAGTTAAGAAGGGATTACAAGAACTAATAAATATGCCTGAAATACATGAGAAAAAGATCCAGATTAAGGTTTTTGGCAGGCTTGAACTAGTTCCTAAGGATATAGTTGAGCTTGCCCACAAAATAGAGGAGCAGACTAAGCATTATAAAGAATATAGATTAAATATTGCACTATGTTATGGTGGAAGACAAGAGATTCTTGAGGCTGTAAGGAAAATAGTAAAGGATGCACAATCTGGAAAAATAAACCCTGAAAATATTGATGAGGAAACCTTTTCGAGATATTTATATACAAATGGATGCCCCGATCCTGACCTCATAATTAGAACAAGTGGAGAAGTTAGAATAAGCAACTTCCTATTGTGGCAATCTGCCTATAGTGAACTATATTTCTGTGAAGCATACTGGCCAGAATTTAGAAAAATTGATTTTTGGAGAGCCATAAGAAGCTACCAGCGGAGAGAAAGAAGATATGGCCGTTAA
- a CDS encoding DUF84 family protein: protein MVKAAIGSSNKAKINGARKALALLGIDYNNIVSIDVDTPFPQPIGFNEILLGAMVRAWRAYQHINDGYGAETYSVAFVTFIYFCFIL from the coding sequence ATGGTAAAAGCAGCGATCGGATCTAGTAATAAAGCAAAGATAAACGGAGCACGTAAGGCTTTAGCTCTTCTGGGAATAGATTATAACAATATAGTCTCCATAGATGTTGACACACCTTTTCCTCAACCCATAGGTTTTAACGAAATTTTACTAGGTGCTATGGTTAGGGCTTGGAGAGCTTATCAGCATATTAATGATGGATACGGGGCAGAAACATATAGTGTTGCTTTCGTAACATTTATATACTTTTGTTTCATACTGTAA